One Deinococcus sp. LM3 genomic region harbors:
- a CDS encoding RluA family pseudouridine synthase: protein MNDAPRPESSLLTATPGRLDAVLSALTGASRSQVAGWITGGSVQVAGQTALKPALKLRGGEVIGVSVPPPPDATVRAEDVPLDVLFEDESLIAVNKPAGMITHPAPGVSTGTLVNALLGRMSLPQQDGHDGPDGYRPGIVHRLDRDTSGVIVVAKTVAAHAALASAFKDRRTRKTYLAIAAGQWKAQGPAQVDAPVGRHPVQRQRMTVGGAQPRDAQTLFTPLDSLPDGHGRTLTLVRAQPRTGRTHQIRVHLAHLGSPILGDSVYGRESELMPRHALHAQFLTIPHPVTGRALHLHAPVPDDMLSAWISLGGRLPVTLDVPPRDG, encoded by the coding sequence GTGAATGACGCGCCGCGCCCCGAGTCCAGCCTCCTGACCGCCACGCCGGGCCGGCTGGACGCCGTGCTGTCGGCCCTGACCGGCGCGAGCCGCTCGCAGGTGGCCGGGTGGATCACGGGCGGCTCCGTGCAGGTGGCGGGACAGACAGCCCTGAAACCCGCCCTGAAGTTGCGTGGCGGCGAGGTGATCGGCGTGAGCGTGCCGCCCCCACCCGACGCGACCGTCCGCGCCGAGGACGTGCCTCTGGACGTGCTGTTCGAGGACGAGTCCCTGATCGCCGTGAACAAACCGGCCGGCATGATCACGCACCCCGCGCCGGGCGTGAGTACCGGCACGCTGGTGAACGCCCTGCTGGGCCGCATGAGCCTGCCGCAGCAGGACGGGCACGACGGCCCGGACGGCTACCGGCCCGGCATCGTTCACCGCCTGGACCGCGATACCAGCGGCGTGATCGTGGTCGCCAAGACGGTCGCGGCGCACGCAGCCCTGGCCTCGGCGTTCAAAGACCGCCGGACCCGCAAGACGTACCTGGCGATCGCGGCGGGGCAGTGGAAGGCGCAGGGGCCCGCGCAGGTGGACGCCCCGGTGGGCCGGCACCCGGTGCAGCGGCAACGCATGACGGTCGGCGGCGCGCAACCGCGTGACGCGCAGACGCTGTTCACCCCGCTGGACAGCCTGCCGGACGGGCACGGGCGCACGCTGACGCTGGTGCGGGCGCAGCCACGCACAGGCCGCACGCACCAGATCCGGGTGCATCTGGCGCACCTAGGCAGCCCGATCCTGGGCGACAGCGTGTACGGCCGCGAGAGTGAACTCATGCCCCGGCACGCGCTGCACGCGCAGTTCCTGACCATCCCGCACCCGGTGACGGGCCGCGCGCTGCACCTGCACGCTCCGGTTCCGGACGACATGCTGAGCGCCTGGATCAGCCTGGGCGGCCGCCTGCCCGTCACCCTGGACGTTCCGCCGCGCGACGGGTGA
- a CDS encoding DEAD/DEAH box helicase produces MNFDQLIAPELAARLAERGITEASPIQAESLPHTLQGRDMIGRARTGTGKTLAFALPIITKLEPSRERGRLPRAIVVAPTRELAKQVAEEFSKSGQGLTTVTVYGGAAYAPQENALRRGVDVIVGTPGRLIDHIERGNIDLAAVEFAVLDEADEMLSVGFADAIETILQRTPEGRQTLLFSATLTNDIHRLSKKYLNNPIVIDMVGEGKSQAAQTVEHLKIRVGRARTRVLADLLTIYNPEKAIVFTRTKREADELANELIHRGIESEALHGDLAQSQRERALGAFRNGRANVLVATDVAARGLDIPEVDLVVQYHLPQDPESYVHRSGRTGRAGRTGTAIIMYGDREQREVMGLERVTGVRFIERPLPTPKEVQGASARTSAEMVRKVDSGVAQTFQAEAERLFSELGLEALARALAKISGVTEPVKAASLLSGEEGQTTIILHAERMSVARAVALLARNADIDTRRLGKIRQWRGGAVADVPSELVQKLMSASPLEGEVTVEIAQELPELFEQPTRERREGGYQGGGRSGRDEGGYRGGGSRGGYQGQGGGSRGGYQGQGGGNRGGQGGGGGQGRWSRDDRGGRPREDFADREFVPAGR; encoded by the coding sequence ATGAACTTTGACCAACTGATTGCGCCCGAACTCGCGGCGCGTCTCGCCGAGCGCGGTATCACCGAAGCCAGCCCCATCCAGGCCGAGAGCCTGCCCCACACCCTGCAGGGCCGCGACATGATCGGCCGCGCCCGCACCGGCACCGGCAAGACGCTGGCGTTCGCGCTGCCCATCATCACCAAGCTGGAACCCAGCCGTGAACGCGGCCGTCTGCCCCGCGCCATCGTGGTCGCCCCGACCCGCGAGCTGGCCAAGCAGGTCGCCGAGGAGTTCAGCAAGAGCGGCCAGGGCCTGACGACCGTCACCGTGTACGGCGGCGCCGCCTACGCCCCGCAGGAGAACGCGCTGCGCCGCGGCGTCGACGTCATCGTCGGCACCCCCGGCCGCCTGATCGACCACATCGAACGCGGCAACATCGACCTGGCTGCCGTCGAGTTCGCGGTGCTGGACGAGGCCGACGAGATGCTCAGCGTGGGCTTCGCCGACGCCATCGAGACGATCCTCCAGCGCACGCCCGAAGGCCGCCAGACGCTGCTGTTCAGCGCCACGCTGACCAACGACATTCACCGCCTGTCGAAGAAGTACCTGAACAACCCCATCGTGATCGACATGGTCGGCGAGGGCAAGAGCCAGGCTGCGCAGACCGTCGAGCACCTGAAGATCCGCGTGGGCCGCGCCCGTACCCGCGTGCTGGCCGACCTGCTCACCATCTACAACCCGGAAAAGGCCATCGTCTTCACCCGCACCAAGCGTGAAGCCGACGAACTGGCCAACGAACTGATCCACCGCGGCATCGAGTCCGAGGCGCTGCACGGCGACCTCGCGCAGAGCCAGCGTGAACGCGCCCTGGGTGCCTTCCGCAACGGCCGCGCCAACGTGCTGGTCGCCACCGACGTGGCCGCCCGCGGTCTGGACATCCCAGAGGTCGATCTGGTGGTCCAGTACCACCTGCCGCAGGACCCCGAGAGCTACGTGCACCGTTCCGGCCGCACCGGCCGCGCGGGCCGCACCGGCACCGCCATCATCATGTACGGCGACCGCGAGCAGCGCGAAGTGATGGGCCTGGAACGCGTGACCGGCGTGCGCTTCATCGAGCGTCCCCTGCCCACCCCCAAGGAAGTGCAGGGTGCCAGCGCCCGCACGAGCGCCGAGATGGTCCGCAAGGTGGACAGCGGCGTCGCGCAGACCTTCCAGGCGGAAGCCGAGCGTCTGTTCAGCGAACTGGGCCTGGAAGCCCTGGCCCGCGCGCTGGCCAAGATCAGCGGCGTGACCGAGCCCGTCAAGGCCGCCAGCCTGCTCAGCGGTGAGGAAGGTCAGACGACCATCATCCTGCACGCCGAGCGCATGAGCGTGGCCCGCGCCGTGGCGCTGCTGGCCCGCAACGCCGACATCGACACCCGCAGGCTCGGCAAGATCCGTCAGTGGCGTGGTGGCGCGGTGGCCGACGTGCCCAGCGAACTCGTTCAGAAGCTGATGAGCGCTAGCCCGCTGGAAGGCGAAGTGACCGTCGAGATCGCGCAGGAACTGCCGGAACTGTTCGAGCAGCCCACCCGTGAGCGCCGTGAAGGCGGCTACCAGGGCGGCGGCCGCAGTGGCCGTGACGAGGGTGGCTACCGTGGCGGCGGCAGCCGTGGCGGGTACCAGGGTCAGGGCGGCGGAAGCCGCGGCGGGTACCAGGGCCAGGGCGGCGGCAACCGTGGCGGTCAGGGCGGCGGAGGCGGTCAGGGTCGCTGGAGCCGTGACGACCGTGGCGGCCGTCCCCGCGAGGACTTCGCGGACCGTGAATTCGTTCCTGCCGGTCGCTGA
- a CDS encoding META domain-containing protein — MKKFTLALLLLGTGTAQIALSPDLNGSWKIVGWTLPDAVPVKNRLPQLNIQGDRLTGTTGCNRLNGTLRLNGNSVTFSAINTTRMACPAAVAAQEQALLKALSGRTLTATRVQDSLTLDTGAGMLNIRRMTVQTP; from the coding sequence ATGAAGAAATTCACACTCGCACTTCTGCTGCTCGGGACCGGTACGGCGCAGATCGCCCTCAGCCCGGACCTCAACGGCAGCTGGAAGATCGTCGGCTGGACCCTCCCCGACGCCGTCCCCGTGAAGAACCGCCTGCCGCAGCTGAACATCCAGGGCGACCGCCTGACCGGCACCACCGGCTGTAACCGACTGAACGGCACACTGCGCCTGAACGGCAACAGCGTCACCTTCAGCGCCATCAACACCACCCGCATGGCCTGCCCAGCAGCCGTTGCCGCCCAGGAACAGGCGCTGCTCAAGGCCCTCTCCGGCCGCACCCTGACCGCCACGCGTGTGCAGGACAGCCTGACCCTCGACACCGGGGCCGGCATGCTGAACATCCGCCGCATGACGGTCCAGACTCCCTGA
- a CDS encoding metallophosphoesterase family protein, producing MHGNAFALRAVLDDIRAAAPDLILNLGDTVWGAADPAAAWALQAEFAPPSVRGNTDERVAGLRDGREGMREWLRSQLPPDLPARLADLPVRVDVAGGEVRAAHGSPRNPWEDLMLTGTPAGRTRPARFAELRERLDGFTADGGGQVCVVGHTHREMLAVVDGVTVMNVGPVSRQKDRLPLARWGLLTRRAGHWTPEFRRTVYDVAGAAAWAREHAPPQAAAFEARWMTDGREP from the coding sequence GTGCATGGCAACGCCTTCGCGCTGCGGGCCGTGCTGGACGACATCCGCGCGGCCGCTCCGGACCTGATCCTGAACCTGGGGGATACGGTATGGGGGGCCGCCGACCCGGCTGCCGCGTGGGCGTTGCAGGCTGAGTTCGCGCCGCCCAGCGTGCGCGGCAACACCGACGAGCGCGTGGCGGGGCTGCGGGACGGGCGGGAGGGCATGCGCGAGTGGCTGCGTTCGCAACTGCCCCCGGACCTCCCCGCGCGACTGGCCGACCTGCCCGTACGAGTGGACGTGGCCGGAGGAGAGGTGCGTGCCGCACACGGCAGCCCCCGCAATCCCTGGGAGGATCTGATGTTGACCGGGACGCCTGCGGGCCGCACCCGCCCGGCGCGGTTCGCGGAGTTGCGCGAGCGACTGGACGGTTTCACGGCGGACGGGGGAGGGCAGGTCTGCGTGGTGGGTCACACGCACCGCGAGATGCTGGCCGTCGTGGACGGCGTGACGGTCATGAATGTCGGCCCGGTGTCCCGCCAGAAGGACAGGCTGCCGCTGGCCCGCTGGGGTCTGCTGACCCGCCGCGCCGGTCACTGGACTCCTGAGTTTCGCCGCACCGTATACGACGTGGCCGGGGCGGCCGCCTGGGCGCGGGAGCACGCTCCGCCCCAGGCCGCCGCGTTCGAGGCCCGCTGGATGACGGACGGCCGGGAACCCTGA
- a CDS encoding antibiotic biosynthesis monooxygenase, with the protein MILEIATLQIRPGQSPAFEVAFAQAQRIVAGMGGYVRHELQRCVEDRHRYALLIWWETLEDHTVGFRGSPGYQEWRSLLHHFYDPFPTVEHFVRVTL; encoded by the coding sequence ATGATTCTGGAAATCGCGACGCTTCAGATCCGCCCCGGCCAGAGCCCTGCGTTCGAGGTCGCCTTCGCGCAGGCGCAGCGCATCGTCGCGGGCATGGGCGGGTACGTGCGGCACGAGCTTCAGCGTTGCGTGGAGGACCGTCACCGGTACGCGCTACTGATCTGGTGGGAGACGCTGGAGGACCACACGGTCGGCTTCCGGGGCAGCCCCGGGTACCAGGAATGGCGTTCGCTGCTGCATCACTTCTACGATCCGTTCCCGACGGTCGAGCATTTCGTGAGGGTCACCCTGTGA
- a CDS encoding 2-isopropylmalate synthase, with protein MTQTTATQTTDSNRIIIFDTTLRDGEQSPGVALNHSQKLEIAHQLARLGVDVIEAGFPIASPGDLEGVSRIAREVRGPVITGLARAARPDIEAAAKAVEAAAKPRIHTFIATSPIHMQKKLQLEPDAVVERAVQAVTYARTFVDDVEFSAEDATRSDIPFLIRIFQAAVEAGATTLNIPDTVGYTTPQEIRAMFSEIRAAIPAHIILSAHCHDDLGMAVANSIAAAEGGARQIECTINGIGERAGNASLEELVMAFHTRRDHYGLETGIRTRELYRASRLVSRLSGMPVQPNKAIVGDNAFAHESGIHQDGVIKARETYEIMNAELVGREAAVLVMGKHSGRAAFRKALNDLGYADLPDDKVQHLFTRFKDLADRKGQIFADDLRALVDARTDVPQTFTLEAFQITSGMNMTPVAFVRLTTPDGSVEATAHGDGPVEAAVQAINRITGIAPTMESYRIQAVTGGGDALGEVSISARHGETLLHGSGVSTDVVESSARAWIRIQNMIVAGMGAERRQGEFAPGRI; from the coding sequence ATGACCCAGACAACCGCGACCCAGACGACCGATTCCAACCGCATCATCATCTTCGACACCACCCTGCGTGACGGCGAGCAGAGCCCCGGCGTGGCCCTGAACCACTCGCAGAAACTGGAAATCGCGCATCAGCTGGCCCGCCTGGGCGTGGACGTCATCGAGGCCGGGTTCCCCATCGCCAGCCCCGGCGACCTGGAAGGCGTGAGTCGCATCGCCCGCGAGGTGCGCGGCCCCGTCATCACTGGACTGGCCCGCGCCGCCCGCCCGGACATCGAGGCCGCCGCGAAAGCCGTCGAGGCCGCCGCGAAACCCCGCATTCACACGTTCATCGCGACCAGCCCCATTCACATGCAGAAGAAACTGCAACTGGAACCCGACGCGGTCGTCGAGCGCGCCGTGCAGGCCGTCACTTACGCCCGCACCTTCGTGGACGACGTGGAATTCAGCGCCGAGGATGCCACCCGCAGCGACATTCCCTTCCTGATCCGCATCTTCCAGGCGGCCGTGGAGGCCGGCGCAACCACCCTGAACATCCCCGACACGGTCGGGTACACCACGCCCCAGGAGATCCGCGCGATGTTCAGCGAGATCCGCGCCGCCATTCCCGCGCACATCATCCTGAGCGCCCACTGCCACGACGACCTGGGCATGGCCGTCGCGAACTCCATCGCGGCGGCCGAGGGCGGCGCGCGGCAGATCGAATGCACCATCAACGGCATCGGTGAGCGCGCCGGGAACGCCAGCCTGGAAGAACTGGTCATGGCCTTCCACACCCGCCGCGACCACTACGGCCTGGAAACCGGCATCCGCACCCGCGAACTGTACCGGGCCAGCCGACTGGTCAGCCGCCTGAGCGGCATGCCCGTGCAGCCCAACAAGGCCATCGTCGGGGACAACGCGTTCGCGCACGAGAGCGGCATCCACCAGGACGGCGTGATCAAGGCCCGCGAGACGTACGAGATCATGAACGCCGAACTGGTCGGCCGCGAGGCCGCCGTGCTGGTCATGGGCAAGCACTCGGGCCGCGCCGCGTTCCGCAAGGCCCTGAACGACCTGGGCTACGCGGACCTGCCCGACGACAAGGTCCAGCATCTGTTCACGCGCTTCAAGGACCTCGCCGACCGCAAGGGCCAGATCTTCGCCGATGACCTGCGCGCCCTGGTGGATGCCCGCACCGACGTGCCGCAGACCTTCACGCTGGAAGCCTTCCAGATCACCAGCGGCATGAACATGACGCCCGTCGCCTTCGTCCGCCTGACCACCCCCGACGGGTCCGTGGAGGCCACCGCGCACGGCGACGGTCCGGTCGAGGCGGCCGTGCAGGCCATCAACCGCATCACGGGCATCGCCCCCACCATGGAAAGCTACCGGATTCAGGCCGTCACGGGCGGCGGCGACGCGCTGGGCGAGGTCAGCATCAGCGCCCGCCACGGCGAGACCCTGCTGCACGGCAGCGGCGTCTCCACCGACGTGGTCGAATCCAGCGCCCGCGCCTGGATCCGCATCCAGAACATGATCGTCGCCGGCATGGGCGCCGAACGCCGCCAGGGCGAATTCGCCCCCGGCCGCATCTGA
- a CDS encoding DUF11 domain-containing protein produces MRLPPYPLQIPTLLLGTLLTLLALLGSASAQQAFGTRYSNQATNGDIVLIGNVNFHCLTTSPATAAQITACNTARSGGTATNNGVYMQAVDTDTDPLTTNSSSATLTLGSGSSVLFAGLYWSGVSSSAANRAAVRLATPATAGSSVALTATRTSAIGSNYQSFVDVTALVQAGGSGRYTAGNVASTAGSNNWASWTLVVAYRNPAQPTRNLAVFDGFLQANNAAVPVDISVSGFITPSVGTVRSTIGVVAYDGDRGSQEGASANPQGSLRFGPTTATLNTVSNTVNPVNDVFNSTISVTTGAAGGGTDVTGGRAPTFTNTLGVDMDTFTPNTPLPNGSTSAVVRVIGTNSDVIFPGVITLATEIFVPNIKDALTKTVTDLNGGVLLPGDTLEYELVIRNQGNDGALNVVLTDPIPAGTTYLPSSMTITGANAGPKTDLAGDDQAEFDAAGNRVVFRVGTGATAATGGSVLPNEESRVRFRVTVNAGTPGGTVIDNTGTVNYRQQTLGTAVSDTSDSDPVTAGDQPARVTVAGPDLSVTKTHTSSFRTGVPGTFTLRVSNAGPAPTTGTVTLTDTLPAGMTAQSISGPGWTCTVSPLRCTRADPLNPGGSYPDVTLTVLVSPDGTYTNTASVSGGGEAAAQTGNNAASDTVTVAAQPPVVILTKSVRNVTRGGAASTTSIAMPGEILEYCIAYRVSGGDAANFVLRDTSPPQTLPQPGAFGAGLGLLVTRPAGTVSLTSAADADTGSISGQDISVRLGAVPVGETGSVCFRASVR; encoded by the coding sequence ATGCGCCTGCCCCCATACCCCCTGCAGATTCCGACACTCCTGTTGGGAACGCTGCTGACCCTCCTGGCGCTGCTGGGAAGCGCGTCGGCACAGCAGGCGTTCGGCACCCGCTACAGCAATCAGGCCACGAACGGCGACATCGTGCTGATCGGGAACGTGAACTTCCACTGTCTGACGACCTCCCCCGCCACCGCCGCGCAGATCACGGCCTGCAACACCGCCCGGTCTGGTGGGACCGCCACCAACAACGGCGTGTACATGCAGGCCGTGGATACCGACACGGACCCCCTGACCACCAACTCCAGCTCCGCCACCCTGACGCTGGGCAGCGGCAGCAGCGTCCTGTTCGCCGGACTGTACTGGTCGGGCGTCAGCAGCAGCGCCGCCAACCGCGCCGCCGTGCGTCTCGCCACGCCCGCCACCGCCGGCAGCAGCGTCGCGCTGACCGCCACGCGCACCAGTGCCATCGGGAGCAACTACCAGTCGTTCGTGGACGTCACGGCCCTCGTGCAGGCCGGCGGCAGCGGCCGGTACACCGCCGGGAACGTGGCCAGTACGGCCGGCAGCAACAACTGGGCCAGTTGGACGCTGGTCGTCGCGTACCGCAACCCGGCCCAGCCGACCCGGAACCTCGCGGTGTTCGACGGTTTCCTCCAGGCGAACAACGCCGCCGTTCCGGTGGACATCTCGGTCAGTGGGTTCATCACGCCCAGCGTGGGCACGGTCAGGAGCACCATCGGCGTCGTCGCGTACGACGGTGACCGTGGCTCCCAGGAGGGCGCGTCCGCCAACCCGCAGGGCAGCCTGCGCTTCGGGCCGACCACCGCCACCCTGAACACCGTGTCGAACACCGTCAACCCGGTCAACGACGTGTTCAACTCGACCATCTCGGTCACGACGGGCGCGGCGGGCGGCGGCACGGACGTCACCGGGGGCCGCGCCCCCACCTTCACGAACACCCTGGGCGTGGACATGGACACCTTCACGCCGAACACGCCCCTCCCGAACGGCAGCACCTCCGCCGTGGTGCGCGTGATCGGCACGAACAGCGACGTGATCTTCCCCGGCGTGATCACCCTGGCCACCGAGATCTTCGTCCCGAACATCAAGGACGCCCTGACCAAGACCGTCACCGACCTGAACGGCGGCGTGCTGCTGCCCGGCGACACCCTGGAATACGAACTGGTGATCCGCAACCAGGGGAACGACGGCGCCCTGAACGTCGTCCTGACCGACCCCATCCCGGCCGGCACCACCTACCTGCCGAGCTCCATGACCATCACCGGCGCGAACGCCGGCCCGAAAACGGACCTGGCCGGCGACGACCAGGCGGAATTCGACGCGGCCGGCAACCGCGTGGTGTTCCGGGTGGGCACCGGCGCGACCGCCGCCACAGGCGGATCGGTCCTGCCCAACGAGGAAAGCCGGGTGCGGTTCCGGGTCACCGTGAATGCCGGAACGCCCGGCGGCACCGTCATCGACAACACCGGCACGGTCAACTACCGTCAGCAGACCCTGGGCACGGCCGTCTCGGACACCAGCGACAGCGACCCCGTGACCGCCGGAGATCAACCGGCCCGCGTGACCGTCGCCGGCCCGGACCTCAGCGTCACGAAAACCCACACCAGCAGCTTCCGCACCGGCGTGCCCGGCACGTTCACGCTGCGCGTCTCGAACGCCGGACCCGCCCCCACGACCGGTACCGTCACCCTGACCGACACCCTGCCCGCCGGGATGACCGCGCAGAGCATCAGCGGGCCCGGCTGGACCTGTACCGTGTCGCCGCTGCGCTGCACCCGCGCCGACCCCCTGAACCCCGGCGGCAGCTACCCGGACGTGACGCTGACCGTCCTCGTCAGCCCGGACGGTACGTACACCAACACCGCCAGCGTGAGCGGAGGAGGGGAAGCGGCCGCGCAGACCGGCAACAACGCCGCCAGCGATACCGTCACCGTGGCTGCCCAGCCGCCCGTCGTGATCCTGACCAAGAGCGTGCGCAACGTCACGCGCGGCGGCGCGGCCAGCACCACGTCCATCGCGATGCCCGGCGAGATTCTCGAGTACTGCATCGCATACCGGGTCAGTGGCGGTGACGCCGCGAACTTCGTGCTGCGCGACACCTCGCCCCCGCAGACCCTCCCGCAGCCCGGCGCGTTCGGCGCGGGCCTGGGCCTGCTCGTCACGCGCCCCGCAGGGACCGTGAGCCTCACCTCGGCCGCCGACGCCGACACCGGCAGCATCAGCGGGCAGGACATCAGCGTGCGCCTGGGAGCCGTTCCCGTCGGTGAAACCGGTAGCGTCTGTTTCCGCGCCAGCGTCCGCTGA
- the ilvC gene encoding ketol-acid reductoisomerase, giving the protein MAAKMYYDRDVSTAPIENRLIAIIGYGSQAHAHAQNLRDSGFNVVVGLREGSASRAKAEQAGLRVASIEDATKEADVVMLLIPDEQQPAVYEQSIAPNLADGKALAFGHGFNVHFGRITPSAGVDVFLVAPKGPGHMLRRVYADGAGMPGIFAVQQDATGKARDIALAYASGIGCTRAGVLETTFKEETETDLFGEQAVLCGGVTHLIQAGFETLVEAGYQPEIAYFETLHEVKLIVDLIYEKGFEGMRHSISNTAEFGDYVTGPRVVTAETKAEMGRVLSDIQTGKFAERFIADAEAGFPFMEEQRGKMRGHTLEVVGKELRDQMPFITKKALEV; this is encoded by the coding sequence ATGGCTGCAAAAATGTACTACGACCGCGACGTGAGCACCGCCCCCATCGAGAACCGGCTGATCGCCATCATCGGCTACGGCAGCCAGGCGCACGCGCACGCGCAGAACCTCCGCGACAGCGGCTTCAACGTCGTCGTGGGCCTGCGTGAAGGCAGCGCCAGCCGCGCCAAGGCCGAGCAGGCCGGACTGCGCGTCGCCAGCATCGAGGATGCCACGAAGGAAGCGGACGTGGTCATGCTCCTGATCCCCGACGAGCAGCAGCCCGCCGTGTACGAGCAGAGCATCGCCCCGAACCTCGCGGACGGCAAGGCGCTGGCCTTCGGTCACGGCTTCAACGTGCACTTCGGCCGCATCACGCCGTCCGCTGGCGTGGACGTGTTTCTCGTAGCGCCCAAGGGCCCCGGTCACATGCTGCGCCGCGTCTACGCCGACGGGGCGGGCATGCCCGGCATCTTTGCCGTGCAGCAGGACGCCACCGGCAAGGCGCGCGACATCGCCCTGGCGTACGCCAGCGGCATCGGCTGCACCCGCGCCGGCGTGCTGGAAACCACCTTCAAGGAAGAAACCGAGACCGACCTGTTCGGCGAGCAGGCCGTGCTGTGCGGCGGCGTGACCCACCTGATCCAGGCGGGCTTCGAGACGCTGGTCGAGGCCGGCTACCAGCCCGAGATCGCGTACTTCGAGACGCTGCACGAGGTGAAACTGATCGTGGACCTGATCTACGAGAAGGGCTTCGAGGGCATGCGCCACAGCATTTCCAACACCGCCGAGTTCGGTGACTACGTGACCGGGCCGCGCGTCGTGACCGCCGAGACGAAAGCCGAGATGGGCCGCGTCCTGAGCGACATCCAGACCGGCAAGTTCGCCGAGCGATTCATCGCCGACGCCGAGGCCGGCTTCCCCTTCATGGAAGAGCAGCGCGGCAAGATGCGCGGCCACACCCTGGAAGTCGTCGGGAAGGAACTGCGCGACCAGATGCCGTTCATCACCAAGAAAGCACTCGAAGTTTAA
- the ilvN gene encoding acetolactate synthase small subunit: MTQATIPHQYEPNPEQLLSILVRDEPRVLTRITALFGRRGYNIKSLSVGSTEHPGVSRMTIVVSGDRGVVEQAIRQLEKLHDVVRIIDHSLEKYVDRELVLVKVAITPENRVEVRQIAEDFRSRIVDVGRHALTFEVTGDEGKLTAFIEQMRPFGILETMRTGRIALTRGSNADIPGHVYHGETQALKPAVQIEQPREERAREVPNLF; encoded by the coding sequence ATGACACAGGCAACCATTCCCCACCAGTACGAACCCAACCCCGAGCAACTGCTGTCCATCCTGGTCCGCGACGAACCCCGCGTCCTGACCCGCATCACGGCCCTGTTCGGCCGGCGTGGGTACAACATCAAGAGCCTGTCGGTCGGCAGCACCGAGCACCCCGGCGTGTCCCGCATGACCATCGTCGTCAGCGGTGACCGGGGCGTGGTCGAGCAGGCCATCCGGCAACTGGAGAAACTGCACGACGTGGTCCGCATCATCGACCACAGCCTCGAGAAGTACGTGGACCGCGAACTGGTCCTCGTGAAGGTCGCCATCACGCCCGAGAACCGCGTCGAGGTCCGCCAGATCGCCGAGGACTTCCGCAGCCGCATCGTGGACGTGGGCCGCCACGCCCTGACCTTCGAGGTCACGGGCGACGAGGGCAAACTGACCGCCTTCATCGAGCAGATGCGTCCCTTCGGCATCCTGGAAACCATGCGTACCGGCCGCATCGCCCTGACACGCGGCAGCAACGCCGACATTCCCGGCCACGTGTACCACGGCGAGACGCAGGCCCTCAAGCCTGCCGTGCAGATCGAACAGCCCCGCGAGGAACGCGCCCGCGAAGTCCCCAACCTGTTCTAG